One bacterium genomic region harbors:
- a CDS encoding T9SS type A sorting domain-containing protein — MQTWVVPEENKWPALYSRKTDGNQIFKSVFEQSGTGNAAPRSIRYKGFNGTSWTGSVQVSDTTTDVTGLQRPEVGELAGDVAIYAFAGANSLGVYFDNSSWTPSDVSEIPSNIPTEYLLEQNYPNPFNPSTTIKFRIPEGSYVSLKVYNVLGKEIATLVSEEMNAGTYEVNFDASNLSSGVYFYKIESGNFVKTNKMILMK, encoded by the coding sequence ATGCAAACCTGGGTTGTTCCTGAAGAGAATAAATGGCCTGCTCTCTATTCAAGAAAAACTGACGGCAATCAGATATTCAAAAGTGTATTTGAACAGTCTGGCACTGGTAATGCGGCACCTCGTTCAATCAGGTATAAAGGTTTTAATGGAACAAGCTGGACTGGTAGCGTGCAAGTTTCAGATACAACTACCGATGTGACAGGCTTACAAAGGCCAGAAGTTGGAGAGCTAGCAGGTGATGTTGCTATTTACGCATTTGCAGGCGCTAACTCACTCGGGGTCTATTTTGATAATTCCAGTTGGACGCCTTCAGATGTTAGTGAAATACCCAGTAATATTCCGACTGAGTATTTATTAGAACAAAACTATCCTAACCCATTCAATCCAAGCACTACCATTAAATTCAGAATCCCGGAAGGTTCTTATGTATCGCTTAAAGTTTATAATGTGCTTGGAAAAGAAATTGCTACACTCGTCAGCGAAGAGATGAATGCCGGCACATATGAAGTAAACTTCGATGCAAGCAATCTTTCCAGCGGAGTATATTTCTATAAAATCGAATCCGGGAACTTTGTTAAGACAAATAAAATGATTCTAATGAAATAA
- a CDS encoding SpoIIE family protein phosphatase: protein MSDNQNQQIKELLLLQRVAQRINSILDLETLLEEVVSDVAQTFGYSRSGILLKVEETNELEIVAVRGWTVNFHIKGDRFKIGEYGMVGHVGLIGETYYAPDVTNDPYYQVSEESTCSELDIPLKIRGQLIGVFNFQHQEKNAFSPERIQLLEALAGHVSTAIENARLFKIEREEKERMSRELDEAKTVQMSLFPNWKPELQGFEIEGLCIPCREVGGDWFDYIQLDEGKLGIVLADVAGKGMAAALLMASTRSILRMFAEKGLSPAKVLTEVNKILIQDFPKTRFVTMIYAILDTRSGTFSFANAGHLPPLLINSKEINILETNSGVPLGLLDYVFAENKIEIRPGSRLLLFSDGVSEAMNTSFEEYGMDRIQKHMAKSESTIQTLLHDVHLFTAGQPASDDITLLIIGSKS from the coding sequence ATGTCCGATAATCAAAACCAGCAGATAAAGGAATTATTATTACTTCAGCGTGTAGCTCAAAGGATTAATTCAATCTTAGATCTCGAAACACTCCTGGAAGAGGTCGTAAGCGATGTTGCACAGACGTTCGGGTATTCTCGTTCAGGAATATTGCTGAAGGTTGAAGAAACGAACGAGTTAGAAATTGTTGCTGTGAGAGGATGGACTGTAAACTTCCATATAAAAGGTGATAGATTTAAGATAGGTGAATATGGAATGGTTGGTCACGTAGGACTCATTGGCGAAACTTACTACGCACCAGATGTAACTAATGATCCGTATTACCAGGTAAGTGAAGAATCTACATGTTCGGAACTTGATATTCCTCTGAAAATTCGGGGACAACTTATAGGAGTATTTAATTTTCAACATCAGGAAAAAAATGCTTTCTCTCCTGAAAGAATTCAGCTTCTGGAAGCTTTGGCCGGTCACGTTTCGACCGCAATTGAAAATGCCAGATTATTTAAAATCGAGCGCGAAGAAAAAGAAAGAATGTCTCGGGAACTTGATGAAGCCAAGACCGTGCAGATGTCTTTATTCCCGAATTGGAAACCGGAGCTGCAGGGATTTGAAATTGAAGGACTTTGCATTCCATGCAGAGAAGTTGGTGGAGACTGGTTCGATTACATCCAATTAGATGAAGGAAAGCTGGGAATTGTTTTAGCGGACGTTGCAGGCAAAGGAATGGCAGCAGCTCTTTTAATGGCTTCAACTCGGAGCATTTTACGAATGTTTGCAGAAAAAGGTTTGTCTCCTGCTAAAGTACTGACTGAGGTCAACAAAATTCTGATACAGGATTTTCCAAAGACACGGTTTGTAACAATGATATATGCAATTCTTGACACCCGATCAGGTACTTTTTCTTTTGCAAATGCAGGTCATCTTCCACCATTATTAATTAACTCAAAAGAAATAAATATTCTGGAAACAAATTCCGGTGTACCTTTGGGTTTATTGGACTACGTTTTTGCGGAAAATAAAATTGAAATAAGGCCCGGAAGCAGGTTACTTCTATTTTCGGATGGTGTTAGTGAAGCGATGAATACCTCATTTGAAGAGTATGGAATGGATAGAATCCAAAAACACATGGCTAAAAGTGAATCTACAATTCAAACTCTGCTCCACGATGTTCACTTATTTACTGCCGGTCAGCCCGCATCTGATGATATTACATTACTAATTATAGGTTCAAAATCATGA
- a CDS encoding DinB family protein, translated as MKKNYRKGGIGAVMDEYERAATEFKYLIGNINESDFVKIVDTETKDEDCRSVQTICSHVTNSGYAYADYIRDWFGITKSSPERRVLSKEEFVLEFEKMLAYTSETLQDKWEYSDDDIQKVKLIVRWGPQYDLEQLLEHAVVHILRHRRQIEKFAANHKIKISGHQ; from the coding sequence ATGAAAAAAAATTATCGCAAAGGCGGAATCGGTGCCGTGATGGATGAATATGAAAGAGCTGCAACTGAATTTAAATATCTTATCGGGAACATAAACGAATCGGACTTTGTCAAAATTGTTGATACCGAAACTAAAGATGAAGATTGCCGTTCTGTCCAGACAATCTGTTCACACGTTACGAATTCCGGTTATGCTTATGCTGATTATATCCGTGATTGGTTCGGTATTACAAAAAGTTCTCCTGAGAGAAGAGTTCTTTCAAAGGAGGAATTTGTATTAGAGTTTGAAAAAATGCTGGCATATACCTCTGAAACATTACAGGACAAATGGGAATATTCAGACGATGATATTCAGAAAGTGAAATTGATAGTCCGATGGGGTCCGCAATATGATCTCGAACAATTACTCGAACACGCAGTGGTTCATATTCTTCGGCACAGGAGACAGATAGAAAAGTTTGCAGCTAATCATAAGATCAAAATTTCAGGTCATCAATAA